A genomic stretch from Aedes albopictus strain Foshan chromosome 2, AalbF5, whole genome shotgun sequence includes:
- the LOC109410421 gene encoding uncharacterized protein LOC109410421: MQFLTQVKMIRIFVAVFSVITFATVTVSAIESQLFSSEFIWDFFKSSFDERRNLATSPFSIRLGMTMLANSITDGYTLKQMTDKLHLPSSIARASEQNRRKLMVLQKDKHFSYATKLIVLGTESLNPKFLAAMHNFDTPAERHPLSNLKSLPTLANRWAKNMTSGMVSTVLMDNELLPDTRMILLSATAFASKWENQFNVNVSKVEMFSAYTTGKLYMTNFMNLEHTLLPVAMNDDLKMKAIELPFEKGSDYSFMIIMPLDRDGNMTEMVGKLNHKSFTKLYDSLVPMRISVKMPRFKVSTGVNVNSVLKKLHLTAPFQWSTFQIFRQEKLTLDKVKQSVTVQVDEQGVRAAAVDAYVMVTRSAPLTFQADRPFVFAILKKSVHFPLFVGHYAYPANSSPIKP; this comes from the exons ATGCAATTTCTCACCCAAGTGAAAATGATCCGCATATTTGTAGCAGTTTTCAGTGTTATCACGTTCGCCACAGTAACTGTTAGTGCAATCGAATCGCAACTGTTTTCCAgcgaattcatatgggacttttTCAAG AGTTCATTCGACGAGCGTCGAAATCTGGCCACGTCACCCTTTTCCATCCGACTGGGGATGACCATGCTGGCCAACTCCATCACCGACGGGTACACCTTGAAGCAAATGACCGATAAATTGCACCTGCCAAGTTCCATTGCCAGAGCTTCCGAGCAAAATCGCCGCAAGTTGATGGTGCTACAAAAGGACAAACACTTCTCGTACGCAACGAAGCTGATTGTTCTCGGAACCGAATCCCTAAATCCCAAGTTTCTGGCAGCTATGCACAATTTTGACACTCCGGCAGAGCGACATCCTCTTTCGAACTTGAAGTCCCTTCCAACTCTGGCGAATCGTTGGGCGAAGAACATGACGTCCGGTATGGTCAGCACCGTACTGATGGACAACGAACTGCTTCCGGATACCAGAATGATCCTGCTGAGTGCGACGGCTTTTGCAAGCAAGTGGGAAAATCAGTTCAATGTAAATGTCTCCAAAGTGGAGATGTTCAGCGCGTACACCACGGGCAAACTCTACATGACCAACTTTATGAATCTGGAGCATACGTTGCTTCCGGTGGCCATGAATGACGATTTGAAAATGAAGGCGATTGAGCTGCCTTTCGAAAAAGGTAGTGATTATTCCTTCATGATCATAATGCCCCTGGATAGGGATGGCAACATGACGGAAATGGTGGGCAAATTGAATCACAAATCATTCACAAAGCTCTACGACAGCCTCGTTCCGATGAGAATCTCTGTGAAAATGCCTCGCTTCAAGGTTTCGACCGGTGTGAATGTGAATTCGGTTTTGAAGAAGCTACATCTGACTGCGCCGTTCCAGTGGAGCACGTTCCAAATTTTCAGACAGGAAAAGCTCACCCTGGACAAGGTCAAGCAAAGCGTAACGGTTCAGGTGGACGAGCAAGGAGTTCGGGCAGCCGCTGTCGATG CGTACGTCATGGTCACGAGGAGTGCCCCATTAACATTCCAAGCTGATCGTCCGTTCGTGTTTGCCATTTTGAAGAAATCAGTACATTTCCCACTGTTTGTAGGACACTACGCATATCCAGCAAATTCGTCACCGATTAAACCGTAG